In Yarrowia lipolytica chromosome 1F, complete sequence, a genomic segment contains:
- a CDS encoding uncharacterized protein (Compare to YALI0F02079g, no similarity), with product MTLTRDFNPDQWGPTTTQPFGLPPGLSASPGLSAPPGLSGPPGLSGPPGLAGPRPETSMYNSLEVEGFDKSPLDVNRPAMVRPEPFHAHVPVTPGVGFSSDHLYDNELDDDFNEDTGDYENLAINRVVGPPQDDDSDMHADDLRSVTTDGAPSEIDFTGSRPATPDLDLPEPPRILSSEHISVLSKNEKRKYRNSLKAYEREKKLAIKNYKKEQEDAERAERAALTTIEEEEAQTKKALALKACEEVEHAAETLKKALEAAEAEKKAKEAVADEEARAEKQRLREEKQKIKEEKARIKAEKALKHKEEKEKRDAERFKLAEERMEKERIEAERLEKEKAEKEQVEKAEKERYEKSLLAMKKEKAEKVKREKAEKERLEKERNEKRRLEKAAKELAAKKELEEKESASKPIVAPQPKLASNMSTSTWDEDDSSSLNYNKPSNSGDDYKYNSFNSGSSRRGASGQIGGHLADYLASPSPKPSSPSVASSTPELEPVVSATSTASTAKSHVAAGASQFSVGDLLRSIVEEMDLAEHPLFDVRNPDLFHDATIDVMAECGEPVDVFENAIADQLLTEPVCPDINDFVLEDIEKFITDPSDSLLHLSKEIDEDVFIDDLDLEESDDDPMGSLPEFARDLIAKHSHLIDPKWQEVAVHIDDLNQVDDDELPYRQNLAEEVFQLQNEVEKCVSRNQRLLFRHTGKRFGEDE from the coding sequence ATGACGCTGACGAGAGATTTCAACCCCGACCAGTGGGGACCGACTACTACTCAGCCTTTCGGCCTTCCTCCTGGACTTTCTGCTTCTCCAGGGCTTTCTGCTCCCCCAGGTCTCAGTGGACCTCCTGGACTGTCTGGACCTCCCGGTTTGGCTGGACCCCGTCCTGAGACTTCAATGTACAACTCTTTAGAGGTTGAAGGATTCGACAAGTCTCCTCTGGATGTCAACAGACCTGCCATGGTGCGACCTGAGCCCTTCCATGCTCATGTGCCTGTGACCCCTGGTGTAGGATTCAGTAGTGACCATCTTTATGACAATGAGTTGGATGACGACTTTAACGAGGACACAGGTGATTACGAAAACCTGGCTATCAACAGAGTCGTGGGACCTCCTCAGGATGACGACAGCGACATGCATGCCGACGATCTACGATCTGTTACCACTGATGGTGCACCCAGCGAAATTGATTTTACTGGCAGTCGACCTGCCACTCCTGATCTCGACCTTCCTGAACCTCCTCGAATCCTGTCTTCTGAGCACATCTCTGTACTATCCAAGAACGAGAAGCGAAAGTACAGAAACTCGCTTAAGGCCTATGagagggagaagaagctTGCAATCAAGAACTACAAaaaggagcaggaggatGCTGAGCGGGCCGAGAGAGCTGCTCTGACCAccattgaggaggaagaagcTCAGACTAAGAAGGCGCTAGCACTAAAGGCATgcgaggaggtggagcaTGCGGCTGAGACCCTCAAGAAGGCGTTGGAAGCGGCCGAGGCAGAAAAGAAGGCTAAGGAGGCTGTAGCTGACGAGGAAGCCAGAGCTGAAAAGCAACGTCTCAGGGAGGAGAAACAGAAAAtcaaggaagagaaggcTCGTATCAAGGCTGAGAAGGCTCTCAAgcacaaggaggagaaagaaaaacGGGATGCTGAGCGCTTCAAACTTGCTGAAGAACggatggagaaggagcgaatCGAGGCCGAGCGActggagaaagaaaaggCTGAGAAAGAGCAGGTTGAGAAGGCCGAAAAGGAGCGCTACGAGAAGTCCTTGCTGgccatgaagaaggagaaagCCGAAAAGGTCAAGCGGGAGAAAGCTGAGAAGGAACGACTTGAGAAAGAGCGAAACGAGAAGAGGCGTCTCGAGAAGGCGGCCAAGGAACTGGcagccaagaaggagcttgaagagaaggagtctGCTTCCAAGCCAATCGTGGCACCCCAGCCCAAGCTCGCCTCCAACATGTCAACGTCTACATGGGACGAAGATGActcatcttctctcaactacaacaagcccagcaacagcggagatgactacaagtacaacagTTTCAACAGCGGCAGCAGTCGGAGAGGTGCCAGTGGTCAAATTGGAGGCCACCTGGCAGACTATCTGGCTTCACCTAGTCCCAAGCCCAGCTCGCCTTCTGTTGCCAGTAGTACTCCTGAACTTGAGCCTGTGGTGAGTGCTACTAGCACTGCGAGCACCGCCAAGTCTCatgtcgctgctggagcttctCAGTTTTCCGTTGGTGATCTTCTCCGATCTATTGTTGAAGAGATGGACCTGGCCGAGCATCCTCTATTTGATGTTCGGAACCCTGATCTCTTCCACGATGCTACAATTGATGTCATGGCTGAGTGTGGAGAACCTGTGGATGTGTTTGAGAACGCCATCGCAGACCAACTTCTGACTGAACCTGTGTGTCCCGACATCAATGATTTCGTCTTGGAGGATATCGAGAAGTTCATTACTGATCCTTCCGACTCGCTGCTGCACCTGAGTAAGGAGATTGATGAGGATGTGTTTATTGATGATCTGGATCTCGAGGAAAGTGACGACGACCCCATGGGTTCCCTTCCCGAGTTTGCCCGAGATCTGATTGCCAAGCATTCACATTTGATTGACCCAAAGTGGCAGGAGGTTGCAGTCCATATCGACGACTTGAACCAggtggacgacgacgagctgcCGTATCGTCAGAATCTAGCTGAGGAGGTGTTCCAGCTTCAGAACGAGGTGGAAAAGTGTGTTTCGCGAAACCAGCGTCTGCTATTCCGGCATACTGGAAAGCGTTTCGGTGAGGATGAGTGA
- a CDS encoding uncharacterized protein (Compare to YALI0F02101g, weakly similar to uniprot|P34909 Saccharomyces cerevisiae YER068w MOT2 transcriptional repressor, similar to Saccharomyces cerevisiae MOT2 (YER068W); ancestral locus Anc_7.249), with translation MAFQADSFISDEEEEVCPLCVEEMDISDRNFKPCPCGYQICQFCYNNIRQNPQLNGRCPGCRRPYDDESVEYKVISPEEWKKHHVKQTKQERERKQKEREKKEMEQSSRKHLSGMRVIQKNLVYVIGLNPDIPTEDLHNTLRGEQFFGQYGRIQKIVINRRNNVNGTPGLGVYVTFSKKEDAARCIAAVDGSMNDGKYLRAAYGTTKYCSSYLRGQPCPNPNCMFLHEPGEEADSYTRQDLSTIQHAARQGIQKQQRQQQQQQRYGDFQQHSQPSPVQPNTPIRHQSGHAAVAQHATEDIHGNALPATASWAKQSPTTPAGKLHTPAQASPVKPTPVEPAVNYPMPDPDPKRQMDFTLPLFKNTLKSLSKNKFDFVFSSAILKSLDLDDDKNSLPNLFAFSKDNIMDPSKHESSEFLEGQFTPFAIFSGGKAAALPLASDETQSFQQLMKGGPTDKVPEQAATPPPGLMGDSNQKQHHSQELLAHLMNGGKKGEN, from the coding sequence ATGGCATTTCAGGCAGACTCTTTCATCTCcgatgaggaagaagaggtgtGTCCTCTCTGCGTCGAAGAGATGGACATCAGTGACCGAAACTTCAAGCCCTGTCCGTGCGGCTACCAGATCTGCCAGTTCTGTTACAACAACATTCGTCAGAACCCGCAGCTAAATGGCAGATGCCCCGGATGTCGACGGCCCTACGACGACGAGAGTGTTGAGTACAAGGTCATCTCGCCCgaggagtggaagaagcaTCATGTCAAGCAGACCAAGCAGGAGCGGGAGCGAAAGCAAAAGGAGCgggaaaagaaggagatggaacaGAGCTCACGCAAGCATCTGTCGGGCATGCGAGTTATCCAGAAGAACCTCGTTTATGTCATCGGCCTCAACCCAGACATACCCACCGAAGATCTGCACAACACTCTTCGTGGCGAGCAGTTCTTTGGACAGTATGGCCGCATCCAGAAGATTGTCATCAACCGGCGCAACAACGTCAACGGCACCCCCGGCCTTGGCGTCTATGTGACGTTCTCCAAAAAGGAGGACGCCGCTCGATGTATCGCTGCCGTGGACGGCTCCATGAACGACGGCAAGTACTTGAGGGCAGCGTACGGCACCACAAAGTACTGCTCGTCATACCTGCGGGGCCAACCCTGCCCCAACCCCAATTGCATGTTCCTGCACGAACCTGGGGAGGAGGCAGACTCGTACACCCGGCAGGATCTCTCCACAATTCAGCATGCGGCTCGACAGGGCATTCAAAAGcaacagcgacagcagcagcagcaacaacggTACGGCGACTTCCAGCAGCACTCCCAACCATCGCCCGTGCAGCCCAACACTCCTATTAGACACCAGAGTGGCCACGCTGCAGTGGCTCAACATGCCACTGAAGACATCCATGGAAACGCTCTTCCTGCCACTGCCTCTTGGGCCAAGCAGAGCCCCACAACCCCTGCTGGAAAGCTGCATACTCCCGCCCAGGCCTCTCCTGTCAAGCCCACTCCAGTAGAGCCTGCTGTGAACTACCCTATGCCGGATCCGGATCCCAAGCGTCAGATGGACTTCACTCTGCCCTTGTTCAAGAACACACTCAAGTCGCTATCAAAGAACAAGTTTGACTTTGTGTTCTCATCGGCCATTCTCAAGTCTTTGGAtctggacgacgacaagaacTCGCTGCCTAATCTATTTGCCTTCTCTAAGGACAACATCATGGACCCCAGCAAGCACGAATCGTccgagtttctggagggCCAGTTCACACCCTTTGCCATCTTTTCTGGTGGTAAAGCCGCGGCTCTTCCTCTGGCCAGCGACGAGACCCAGAGCTTCCAACAACTCATGAAAGGAGGCCCCACCGACAAAGTGCCCGAGCAGGCCGCCACCCCACCTCCTGGTCTCATGGGGGACAGCAACCAGAAACAGCATCACAGCCAAGAGCTTCTGGCACATCTAATGAACGGCGGCAAGAAAGGTGAGAACTAA
- a CDS encoding uncharacterized protein (Compare to YALI0F02123g, uniprot|Q9UUU0 Yarrowia lipolytica NUGM protein precursor) yields the protein MHQPLNYKYSIQCHHGLYFREKPSSYSGLFNSTHSESHPTFPCNQHRSISTKLSFMHLLLVAFLLLGLGGGELERVGSVVSTGSNRLPSGGAGREVSEGLGKLQGLVNHSSLLLVPSDLSVSGEREVLSQRVALKTVVGHDSSQIGVALKEDSVHIVGLSLEPVGALVQAGDTGDGGHLGSVCLKSDSRVVSHRQKVVDHLEPVFSRGVVHGGNIDDGLVLSRGVVSQEGSDGNDSAWCNVQSQLVLPHRKALDVLGQSSHDVFGVLVEVRHVLEVSVCGVDDGLVNLVNMDLGVESDVLDVLPRGGGLGGSGGGHKGSTGCCDGADAHAANSGESREHCVSCVLCVTTAPA from the coding sequence ATGCATCAACCAttgaactacaagtactccaTCCAATGCCATCACGGGTTGTACTTCCGTGAAAAGCCATCTTCCTACTCTGGACTTTTCAATAGCACTCATTCCGAATCTCACCCTACATTCCCATGTAACCAGCATCGCTCTATCTCAACTAAATTGTCATTTATGCATCTACTTCTTGTCGccttccttctcctcgggcttgggggtGGGGAGCTTGAAAGAGTCGGGTCGGTCGTCTCGACCGGGTCCAACAGGCTCCCAAGCGGTGGAGCCGGCAGAGAAGTTTCGGAAGGCCTGGGTAAGCTCCAGGGGCTCGTAAACCACTcgtcgcttctcctcgtcccaTCGGACCTCAGTGTATCCGGTGAGAGGGAAGTCCTTTCGCAGAGGGTGGCCCTCAAAACCGTAGTCGGTCATGATTCGTCGCAGATCGGGGTGGCCCTCAAAGAAGACTCCGTACATATCGTAGGCCTCTCGCTCGAACCAGTTGGCGCCCTCGTACAGGCAGGTGATACTGGGGACGGGGGTCACCTCGGTAGCGTATGTCTTAAGTCGGATTCGCGAGTTGTGTCGCACAGACAGAAAGTTGTAGACCACCTCGAACCGGTTTTCTCGAGAGGGGTAGTCCACGGCGGTAATATCGATGATGGACTTGTACTGAGTCGAGGTGTTGTCTCGCAGGAAGGTAGTGACGGGAATGACAGCGCTTGGTGCAACGTGCAGAGTCAGCTCGTCCTTCCACACAGAAAAGCCCTGGATGTACTTGGGCAGAGCAGCCATGATGTATTTGGCGTACTGGTGGAGGTCCGACACGTGCTGGAGGTATCGGTCTGCGGGGTTGACGATGGGCTCGTAAACCTCGTCAACATGGACCTTGGGGTCGAGTCGGATGTCCTTGATGTTCTCCCAAGAGGGGGCGGCCTGGGCGGCTCGGGCGGAGGTCACAAAGGTAGCACGGGCTGCTGCGACGGGGCGGATGCCCATGCTGCCAATTCTGGCGAATCGAGAGAGCATTGTGTTagttgtgtgttgtgtgtcaCGACGGCTCCTGCGTAA
- a CDS encoding uncharacterized protein (Compare to YALI0F02145g, weakly similar to uniprot|P39013 Saccharomyces cerevisiae YNL084c END3 required for endocytosis and cytoskeletal organization, similar to Saccharomyces cerevisiae END3 (YNL084C); ancestral locus Anc_2.207), translated as MSAQGKLEEWEINKYWDIFSGLKPVNNVLTGDQVSPVLKNSNLSEDKLAKIWDLADVDSDGCLDFEEFCITMRLIFDLLNNNINDVPSTLPQWLVPQSKAHLIEANKAISQPHSKLDDSDDEDLENLGLSTDFDWYISPADRDSYSAIFTANCDRHGRVSYDALTELYQTLSRVPEGDIAMAWNLVNPKSDERIEKEQCLVFLHMLNYREKGVRIPRGVPASLRATFEKATPEFSINSSQAELKPQKSNAPASKKEAFANGYLQKLGIGGNSYSTSGTDFSATKDTDWEEVRLKRELTDLENLVEKAERAAADSKQHGNSYSTSHTALIKRELEQLLDYKEEQLRKAKSGAPASVGETNLKESEEEVNLLEMQVNELEVHQQRKQQELDQLEAELASLRK; from the coding sequence ATGAGTGCTCAAGGtaagctggaggagtgggaAATCAACAAGTACTGGGACATTTTCAGCGGGCTCAAACCCGTCAACAATGTGCTCACCGGCGACCAGGTTTCCCCCGTGCTCAAAAACTCCAATCTGTCGGAGGACAAGTTGGCCAAGATTTGGGATCTGGCCGACGTGGACAGTGACGGCTGTCTCGACTTTGAGGAGTTCTGTATTACCATGCGACTCATCTTCGAccttctcaacaacaacatcaacgaCGTGCCCTCCACGCTACCCCAATGGCTGGTCCCACAGTCCAAGGCCCACTTAATAGAAGCCAACAAAGCCATCAGCCAGCCCCACTCCAAGCTGGATGattccgacgacgaggatcTCGAGAACCTCGGTCTCTCTACAGATTTCGACTGGTACATTTCGCCTGCCGATCGAGATTCCTACTCGGCCATCTTCACAGCCAATTGTGACCGTCATGGCCGGGTCTCCTATGATGCTCTGACGGAGCTCTACCAGACTCTGAGCCGGGTGCCCGAAGGCGACATTGCCATGGCCTGGAACCTGGTCAACCCCAAGTCCGACGAGCGGatcgagaaggagcagtGTCTGGTGTTTCTGCACATGCTTAACTATCGAGAAAAGGGAGTGCGTATCCCCCGAGGAGTGCCTGCGTCGCTGCGAGCCACCTTTGAGAAGGCCACCCCTGAGTTCAGCATAAACTCGAGCCAGGCCGAGCTCAAGCCCCAGAAGAGCAACGCCCCTgcctccaagaaggaggcgtTTGCCAACGGCTACCTGCAGAAGCTGGGTATTGGAGGAAATTCGTACTCAACATCGGGCACGGACTTTTcggccaccaaggacacCGACTGGGAGGAGGTGCGGCTAAAGCGGGAACTGACGGATCTGGAGAACCTGGTGGAAAAGGCTGAACGTGCGGCCGCCGACTCAAAACAGCACGGCAACTCGTACTCCACGTCGCACACTGCATTAATCAAACGAGAGCTGGAGCAATTGCTTGATTACAAGGAGGAACAGCTTCGGAAGGCTAAGAGCGGCGCTCCCGCGTCGGTGGGGGAgaccaacctcaaggaAAGTGAAGAGGAGGTCAATCTGCTGGAGATGCAGGTGAACGAGCTGGAGGTTCACCAGCAGAGAAAGCAGCAGGAATTGGACCAGCTGGAGGCAGAGTTGGCTTCTCTGAGAAAGTAA
- a CDS encoding uncharacterized protein (Compare to YALI0F02167g, highly similar to CA6093|CaARF22 Candida albicans CaARF22 or CA5095|CaARF21 Candida albicans CaARF21) → MGLYVSKLFQGLIGRKEMRILMVGLDAAGKTTILYKLKLGEIVTTIPTIGFNVETVEYKNVTFTVWDIGGQDRIRPLWRYYYQNTQGVIYVVDSNDRDRIPDAREELQRLLNDDELRDALLLVFANKQDLPNAMDAAEITEKLGLSSLRQRPWYIQATCATSGDGIYEGLEWLVTNLKNTT, encoded by the coding sequence ATGGGTCTTTACGTTTCCAAGCTCTTCCAGGGCCTCATTGGCCGAAAGGAGATGCGAATTCTGATGGTTGGTCTCGATGCCGCTGGTAAGACCACCATTCTCTACAAGCTCAAGCTCGGTGAGATTGTCACCACCATCCCCACAATTGGTTTCAACGTGGAGACTGTCGAATACAAGAACGTCACTTTCACAGTTTGGGATATCGGTGGACAGGACCGAATCCGACCTCTCTGGCGATACTACTACCAGAACACCCAGGGTGTTATCTACGTTGTTGACTCCAACGATCGAGATCGAATTCCCGATGCTCGAGAAGAGCTCCAGCGACTCctcaacgacgacgagctcCGAGAcgcccttctccttgtctttGCCAACAAGCAGGATCTGCCCAACGCCATGGATGCTGCCGAGATCACTGAGAAGCTTGGTCTGTCTTCATTAAGACAACGACCCTGGTACATCCAGGCTACTTGTGCCACCTCTGGTGACGGTATCTACGAGGGTCTTGAGTGGTTGGtcaccaacctcaagaacaCTACTTAA